A window of Gadus chalcogrammus isolate NIFS_2021 chromosome 16, NIFS_Gcha_1.0, whole genome shotgun sequence contains these coding sequences:
- the LOC130406441 gene encoding porphobilinogen deaminase-like, with protein sequence MSAPEDVSGKVSRVIRIGTRKSQLARIQTDSIAAKLKELYPEVTLEIIGMTTTGDKILDTALSKIGEKSLFTKELETALEKNEVDLVVHSLKDLPTTLPPGFTIGAILKRENPHDAVVLHPQNAGQTLATLPQNSVIGTSSLRRAAQLKKRFPHLDFKDIRGNLNTRLKKLDDKEDYSAIILAAAGLKRMGWDSRISQILEPEDCMYAVGQGALAVEVRARDTEILEMVSVLHHKDTVLRCIAERAFLRTLEGGCSVPVAVHSELKDSQLYLTGAVYSLDGSDSLKETMQATLSAVNTGAERVEERVDEQVQRVGVTAAKIWGPDQDSAERLGSGLAELLISRGAREILAVARQLNDAR encoded by the exons ATGTCGGCTCCAGAG GATGTCAGTGGTAAAGTTAGCCGAGTCATTCGGATTGGAACCCGCAAAAGCCAG CTTGCCCGTATCCAGACAGACAGCATTGCAGCAAAATTGAAGGAGCTGTATCCCGAAGTGACTTTAGAAATAA TTGGCATGACCACGACAGGAGACAAAATCCTTGACACCGCTTTATCTAAG ATCGGGGAGAAGAGTCTGTTCACCAAAGAGTTGGAGACTGCCTTGGAGAAGAacga AGTGGACCTGGTCGTTCACTCACTGAAGGACCTCCCCACCACTCTGCCACCAGGGTTCACCATTGGGGCTATACTTAA ACGAGAGAACCCCCATGATGCAGTGGTCCTTCACCCCCAGAACGCTGGCCAGACCCTCGCCACGCTACCCCAAAACAG CGTGATCGGCACCAGTTCTCTCCGGCGGGCGGCTCAGCTGAAGAAGAGATTTCCCCACCTAGACTTCAAAGATATC CGAGGGAACCTGAACACTCGGCTCAAGAAGCTGGACGACAAGGAGGATTACTCGGCCATCATCTTGGCCGCAGCGGGCCTGAAGCGGATGGGCTGGGATAGTCGCATCAGCCAG ATCCTGGAACCAGAGGACTGTATGTATGCTGTTGGACAG GGCGCGCTAGCTGTGGAGGTCCGAGCGAGGGACACGGAGATCCTGGAAATGGTGTCTGTACTCCACCACAAGGACACCGTGTTACGCTGCATCGCCGAGAGGGCCTTCCTCAGGACACTg GAGGGCGGGTGCAGCGTTCCGGTGGCTGTGCACTCTGAGCTGAAGGACTCTCAG CTCTACCTGACCGGGGCGGTGTACAGCCTGGACGGCTCCGACAGCCTGAAGGAGACCATGCAGGCCACCCTCTCTGCTGTGAATACG GGTGCGGAGCGGGTGGAGGAGCGGGTGGACGAGCAGGTGCAGCGCGTGGGGGTCACGGCGGCCAAGATCTGGGGCCCGGACCAGGACAGCGCCGAGCGGCTGGGCAGCGGGCTGGCCGAGCTGCTGATCAGCAGAGGGGCCCGGGAGATCCTGGCCGTGGCCCGGCAGCTGAACGACGCCAGATAG
- the LOC130406435 gene encoding ubiquitin-associated and SH3 domain-containing protein B-like, translating to MDIYRRFQPVKGAWPCLVGLSLDASHKGAFSKGPHWLVHRCPPSTEQPQLRAHCYLDAQRSPVERSIMAAREDLYSKILPRRLRQTRPGTVKCGSSLDVLLSMGFPRPRALKALVSTGGRNVQAACDWLFSHVDDPFLDDPLPREYVLYLRPSGPLQNQLSHFWQQSRVNCGKNKAHNIFPHITLCQFFMCADQNVEALCGALQGTVAQWRGRFPSPLPLDLYTSSNFIGLFVEEQVADVLKLFAADFATEAARKAEVQVEPHRKQLHVTLAYHFPSQHLATLEKLARGIEVKLGCDWLAVLFSRDIRFANHESLRVMYPYVPQNEDELELVPGDFVFMSPLEQGGASEGWVQGSSLATGLTGLLPENYVSRADEADAWVFHGSHSFFSCEPSSDRTSRERDRGLFDGLLDSRRPDNTSPGDTPSLSLICHPMQVLRMAGGSGHTRTPKRTLFVCRHGERMDVVFGKHWLSLCSDSKGRYMRSNLNMPPSLPMWSGGQRDYDMDAPITVLGSTQAQLVGEALLERNTVLDFVYCSPSLRCVQTAQSILKGMQQEGKLKVRVEPGLFEWTKWVSGSSLPSWIPPADLASAHFSVDTSYRPFIPISKLTVSESYESYISRSYQVTKDILSDCQNTGSKVLLVAHASSLDACTRQLQGRGHQSPQDFIQVVRKVPYLGFCACEEQGDAGQWQLVDPPILPITHGPNHSFDWRESLLQD from the exons ATGGACATATATAGAAGGTTCCAGCCTGTGAAAGGGGCGTGGCCATGCCTAGTAGGCCTGTCATTAGACGCTTCCCACAAGGGGGCGTTTTCCAAGGGCCCACATTGGCTCGTGCACCGCTGCCCTCCTAGTACTGAGCAGCCTCAGCTGCGCGCCCACTGTTATCTGGACGCACAGCGGAGTCCCGTGGAGCGGAGCATCATGGCCGCTCGAGAGGACCTGTACTCCAAAATCCTCCCGCGGAGACTCCGGCAAACCCGTCCTGGCACCGTGAAGTGTGGATCCAGTCTGGACGTCCTTTTATCCATGGGCTTCCCCCGACCAAGGGC tctGAAAGCTTTGGTTTCTACTGGAGGCCGAAACGTACAAGCAGCCTGCGACTG GCTGTTTTCCCACGTGGACGACCCGTTCCTGGACGACCCCCTACCCAGGGAGTATGTGCTCTACCTGCGGCCCAGCGGACCGCTGCAGAACCAGCTCTCCCACTTCTGGCAACAGAGCCGCGTCAACTGTGGCAAGAACAAGGCCCACAACATCTTCCCCCACATCACCCTATGCCAGTTCTTCATG TGTGCTGACCAGAACGTGGAGGCCCTGTGCGGGGCCCTCCAGGGCACCGTGGCCCAGTGGAGGGGCCGCTTCCCCAGCCCGCTGCCCCTGGACCTCTACACCTCCTCCAACTTCATCGGCCTTTTCGTAGAGGAGCAGGTGGCCGACGTGCTCAAGCTGTTCGCTGCCGACTTCGCCACCGAGGCGGCCCGCAAAGCAG AGGTGCAGGTGGAGCCCCACAGGAAGCAGCTCCACGTGACGCTGGCCTACCACTTCCCCAGCCAGCACCTGGCCACCCTGGAGAAGCTGGCCCGTGGCATCGAGGTCAAgctgggctgtgattggctagCGGTGCTCTTCTCCAGGGACATTCGTTTCGCCAACCACGAG AGCCTCCGGGTCATGTACCCCTACGTGCCCCAGAACGAGGACGAGCTGGAGCTGGTCCCGGGGGACTTTGTGTTCATGTCCCCCCTGGAGCAGGGCGGGGCCAGCGAGGGCTGGGTGCAGGGCAGCTCCCTGGCCACCGGGTTGACCGGCCTGCTGCCCGAGAACTACGTCAGCCGTGCCGACGAGGCCGACGCCTGGGTGTTCCATGG TTCCCATTCGTTCTTCAGCTGTGAGCCCAGCTCTGATAGGACCAGCAGGGAACGGGACCGGGGCTTGTTTGATGGGCTGCTGGACAGCCGTCGCCCTGACAACACCAGTCCAGGGGACACGCCCTCCCTCAGCCTCATCTGCCACCCGATGCAG GTGCTGAGAATGGCCGGGGGCAGCGGTCACACGCGCACGCCTAAACGCACACTCTTTGTCTGTCGCCATGGAGAGAGGATGGATGTGGTCTTTGGGAAgcactggctctctctctgctccgatAGCAAAG GTCGATACATGCGCTCGAACCTCAACATGCCTCCCAGCTTACCGATGTGGAGCGGGGGACAGCGGGACTATGACATGGACGCCCCCATCACTGTGTTAGGGTCCACACAGGCACAGCTAGTGG GTGAAGCTCTGCTGGAGAGGAACACGGTCCTTGACTTTGTGTACTGCTCTCCCTCACTGCGCTGCGTGCAGACGGCACAGAGCATCCTCAAAG GCATGCAGCAGGAAGGCAAGCTGAAGGTGCGAGTGGAGCCAGGGCTGTTTGAATGGACTAAGTGGGTGTCTGGGAGCTCCCTGCCTTCGTGGATCCCCCCTGCAGACCTGGCCTCAGCTCACTTCTCTGTGGACACTTCCTACAG ACCTTTCATTCCCATCAGCAAGCTAACGGTCTCTGAGTCCTATGAGAGCTACATTAGCCGTAGCTACCAGGTGACCAAGGATATCCTGTCTGACTGCCAAAACACAG GAAGCAAGGTGCTGCTGGTGGCCCACGCCTCCTCCTTGGACGCATGCACGCGCCAACTCCAGGGCCGGGGGCACCAGAGCCCCCAGGACTTCATCCAGGTGGTCCGCAAG gtcCCTTACCTGGGCTTCTGTGCCTGCGAGGAGCAGGGGGACGCGGGGCAGTGGCAGCTGGTGGACCCCCCCATCCTGCCCATCACCCACGGCCCCAACCACAGCTTCGACTGGAGGGAGAGCCTGCTGCAGGACTGA
- the gkup gene encoding glucuronokinase with putative uridyl pyrophosphorylase, with protein MICILLVAGHGTLLETQIKYDATGLYGHLAGVPKALLPGIGGKKVLDFWWETVNTRQLFTEVYLVTNADKYKHFERWATANDFPVENVINDGSTTLDDRLGAVADLQLAIRSRRLQDDIMVIAGDMLCADQNFDIAQVIRFFRSKPGELAIYYELEEGEKASSRGIVEVCPDTHRINRFLEKPEEELTDSELASVVFYCLQGSSLCYLSEFLSLNPQAQDRSFGHFWEWLINEKQLPVFGMKLPTGFQLIGQVGLSDYTKWLTHYSAKQVDQPARPIIRRSYARVGLMGNPSDGFNGKTIAMSISNFWAEVTLVESETLVLLPHPLNDPTEFGSLQDLFCISRKEGYLGGLRLLQATCKKFYQFCSNDGIALTKQNFTLKYDTNIPRQVGLAGSSAIVSATLKCLMKFYNITEGDLPKPVRANFILNVETDELSITAGLQDRVVQVYEGLVYMDFSKQLMEERGYGEYIPMDMSDLPTFWLAYLSDPSDSGRIHSNVRQRWLSGEPLVVEAMRSFAQLTDEARAALEGKDWPLLAQLMDRNFELRRSVYTDECLGPGNLRMVQLAKQFGAAAKLPGSGGAVLGLSVDQQRMVEMRQAFQEAGFVFCVIVPHNPSVSHHDLPRVP; from the exons TATGACGCCACGGGGCTGTATGGGCACCTGGCCGGGGTCCCAAAGGCCCTGCTCCCTGGGATAGGAGGAAAGAAGGTCTTGGACTTTTGGTGGGAGACCGTCAACAC ACGGCAACTGTTCACTGAAGTCTATCTGGTCACCAATGCGGACAA GTATAAGCACTTTGAGCGCTGGGCCACAGCCAACGACTTCCCAGTGGAGAACGTGATCAACGACGGCAGCACGACGCTGGACGACCGGCTGGGCGCCGTGGCTGACCTGCAGCTCGCCATACGCAGTCGCAGGCTGCAGGACGACATCATGGTG ATTGCTGGAGACATGCTCTGTGCAGATCAGAACTTTGATATTGCTCAAGTTATCCGCTTCTTCAGGTCCAAG cCTGGAGAGCTGGCCATATACTATGagttggaggagggagagaaggccaGCTCAAGGGGCATCGTGGAGGTGTGCCCGGACACTCACAG gATAAACCGGTTCCTGGAGAAGCCAGAAGAAGAGCTCACGGACTCCGAACTAGCCAGCGTGGTCTTCTACTGCCTCCAGGGGAGCTCTTTGTGCTACCTCTCTGAGTTCCTCAGTCTGAACCCACAAGCCCAAGACCGGAGCTTTGGACATTTCTGG GAGTGGCTTATCAACGAGAAGCAGCTCCCTGTTTTTGGGATGAAGCTCCCCACTGGCTTCCAGCTCATTGGACAAGTG GGACTCTCAGACTATACCAAGTGGCTCACACATTACTCAGCCAAGCAAGTGGACCAGCCGGCTAGACCCATCATACGCAGATCATATGCAAG GGTGGGCCTTATGGGCAACCCCTCTGATGGTTTCAATGGGAAAACAATTGCCATGAGCATCTCCAACTTCTGGGCTGAGGTTACTCTGGTGGAGAGCGAGACTCTG GTTCTGCTCCCTCATCCTCTTAATGACCCGACAGAGTTTGGAAGCCTGCAAGATCTGTTCTGCATCAGCAGAAAGGAAGG ATACCTAGGTGGGCTGCGTCTGCTGCAGGCCACCTGCAAGAAGTTTTATCAGTTCTGCTCCAACGATGG TATTGCTTTGACAAAGCAGAACTTCACACTGAAATATGACACAAACATTCCTCGACAAGTG GGCCTCGCCGGCAGTAG TGCAATCGTCTCAGCAACCCTGAAGTGTCTTATGAAATTCTACAACATCACAGAGGGT GACCTCCCCAAGCCCGTCAGAGCCAACTTCATCCTCAACGTGGAGACAGACGAGCTCTCCATCACGGCCGGCCTCCAGGACCGCGTGGTGCAG GTGTATGAAGGCTTGGTCTACATGGACTTCAGCAAGCAACTCATGGAGGAACGAGGCTATG gagaatACATCCCCATGGACATGAGCGATCTTCCCACGTTCTGGCTGGCCTACCTGAGCGACCCCAGTGACTCGGGACGCATCCACAGCAACGTGCGGCAGCGCTGGCTCAGCG GGGAGCCTCTGGTGGTGGAGGCCATGAGGTCTTTCGCTCAGCTCACCGATGAAGCCAG GGCCGCTCTGGAGGGGAAGGACTGGCCCCTGTTGGCTCAGCTGATGGACCGCAACTTTGAGCTCCGCAG GTCTGTCTATACCGATGAGTGTCTGGGTCCAGGAAACCTGAGGATGGTGCAGCTAGCCAAACAG TTTGGCGCTGCGGCCAAGCTGCCGGGCAGCGGCGGAGCAGTGCTGGGCCTGAGTGTGGACCAGCAGAGAATG GTGGAGATgaggcaagcttttcaggaggCAGGGTTCGTATTCTGTGTCATAGTGCCACACAATCCATCTGTCAGCCACCATGACCTCCCCCGTGTCCCGTGA